A section of the Rhodospirillales bacterium genome encodes:
- the eno gene encoding phosphopyruvate hydratase, with protein sequence MSAITAIHAREILDSRGNPTVEVDVMLESGAQGRAAVPSGASTGAHEAVELRDGDKKRYGGKGVLKALKAVNATIAPALEGYEALDQLGIDKTMIEMDGTENKSKFGANAILGVSLAVARAAADEQGLPLYQYIGGVNAHVMPVPMMNIINGGAHADNGIDFQEFMIMPIGAPTMAEAIRMGAETFHALKKLLGDAGHSTNVGDEGGFAPNLKSSTEALSFIMKAIEKAGYKPGEDIALALDVASTEFFKNGKYHLEGEGKTLDSAGMVAYYRKLVESYPIVSIEDGLAEDDWDGWVALTKDLGASTQLVGDDLFVTNVKRVRVGIKSGAANAVLVKVNQIGTLSETLATIELAKRAGFGIVLSHRSGETEDSTIADLAVATNAGQIKTGSLSRSDRIAKYNQLMRIEQELDDTAEYAGASILRA encoded by the coding sequence ATGAGTGCGATTACCGCGATCCATGCCCGTGAAATCCTCGACAGCCGCGGCAACCCGACCGTCGAGGTCGACGTCATGCTGGAATCCGGGGCGCAGGGGCGCGCCGCCGTGCCTTCCGGCGCATCCACCGGCGCGCACGAGGCGGTGGAACTGCGCGACGGCGACAAGAAACGTTATGGCGGCAAGGGCGTGCTCAAGGCGCTCAAGGCGGTCAACGCCACCATCGCCCCGGCGCTAGAGGGGTACGAGGCGCTCGATCAGCTTGGCATCGACAAGACGATGATCGAAATGGACGGCACCGAAAACAAATCCAAATTCGGCGCCAACGCGATCTTGGGCGTTTCACTGGCCGTCGCCCGCGCAGCGGCGGACGAACAGGGTCTGCCGCTTTACCAGTATATCGGCGGGGTCAACGCCCATGTCATGCCTGTGCCGATGATGAACATCATCAACGGCGGCGCGCACGCCGACAACGGCATCGACTTTCAGGAATTCATGATCATGCCGATCGGAGCCCCGACGATGGCCGAGGCGATCCGCATGGGCGCCGAAACCTTCCACGCGCTGAAAAAACTGCTGGGCGATGCCGGGCATTCCACCAATGTCGGGGACGAGGGCGGGTTCGCCCCCAACCTCAAATCCTCGACCGAGGCGCTGTCCTTCATCATGAAGGCGATCGAAAAGGCGGGTTACAAACCCGGCGAAGACATCGCGCTCGCCCTCGACGTCGCTTCGACCGAATTCTTCAAGAACGGCAAATACCATCTGGAAGGCGAAGGCAAGACGCTCGATAGCGCGGGCATGGTCGCCTATTACCGCAAGCTGGTGGAATCCTACCCCATCGTGTCGATCGAGGATGGATTGGCCGAGGACGACTGGGACGGCTGGGTCGCGCTGACCAAGGATCTTGGCGCATCGACGCAGCTTGTCGGCGACGATCTGTTCGTCACCAACGTCAAGCGCGTGCGCGTCGGCATCAAGTCGGGCGCGGCCAACGCCGTGCTGGTCAAGGTCAACCAGATCGGCACGCTGTCCGAAACGCTGGCGACCATCGAACTGGCCAAGCGCGCTGGCTTCGGGATCGTTCTGTCCCACCGCTCCGGCGAAACGGAAGACAGCACCATCGCCGATCTTGCGGTCGCCACCAACGCAGGGCAGATCAAGACCGGCTCGCTCTCGCGCTCCGACCGTATCGCGAAATACAACCAGTTGATGCGTATCGAACAGGAACTGGACGACACCGCCGAATACGCGGGCGCATCCATCCTGCGCGCATAA
- a CDS encoding septum formation initiator family protein, translating into MKFRNDVLSILPVLVSAFVIAWCGFYLLFGANSIFNLRALKVQEAELQTHLNAVHAQRADIEDRVVRMRPGSLDWDLVEQEARAQLGSRMGRPDAPVTSMKM; encoded by the coding sequence ATGAAGTTCCGTAACGATGTTTTGTCGATCCTGCCGGTCCTCGTTTCAGCTTTCGTCATCGCGTGGTGCGGGTTTTACCTGCTCTTCGGGGCGAACAGCATTTTCAATCTGCGTGCGCTGAAAGTGCAGGAGGCGGAGCTTCAAACCCATCTGAACGCGGTGCACGCGCAGCGCGCCGACATCGAGGATCGTGTCGTGCGCATGCGTCCCGGCTCTCTTGACTGGGATCTGGTGGAGCAGGAGGCGCGCGCCCAACTGGGCAGCCGCATGGGCCGCCCCGACGCGCCCGTCACATCCATGAAAATGTAA
- the pdhA gene encoding pyruvate dehydrogenase (acetyl-transferring) E1 component subunit alpha: protein MAAAKKAKSESAKTLSNARKLPDAATLKKLYRDMLLIRRFEEKAGQLYGMGLIGGFCHLYIGQEAIVTGIQSVQEPQDTVITTYRDHGHMLACGMDARGVMAELTGREGGYSRGKGGSMHMFSSETKFYGGHGIVGASGALGTGLAFAHQYQGDKGVALVYMGDGAANQGQTFECMNMAALWKLPVVYVIENNQYGMGTSAARHAAGELYKRGEAFGIPGEKIDGADVLEVQAVARQVLDHVRSGKGPYVMEMNTYRFRGHSMSDPGKYRSKEELDKAKAERDPIERLRGVMMRELGMKEDDFDPFEKDIKRIVNESAEFAQQSPEPHPDELWTDVLKPVAA from the coding sequence GTGGCCGCCGCGAAAAAAGCCAAATCCGAATCCGCCAAGACCCTATCCAACGCCCGCAAGCTGCCCGACGCCGCGACACTGAAAAAGCTGTACCGCGACATGCTGCTGATCCGCCGCTTCGAGGAAAAGGCGGGGCAGTTGTACGGCATGGGGCTGATCGGCGGATTTTGCCACCTCTATATCGGGCAAGAGGCGATCGTCACCGGCATCCAGTCGGTCCAGGAACCGCAGGACACCGTCATCACCACCTATCGCGACCACGGCCACATGCTGGCCTGCGGCATGGATGCGCGCGGCGTGATGGCCGAACTGACGGGCCGGGAAGGGGGCTATTCCCGGGGCAAGGGCGGCTCGATGCACATGTTTTCAAGCGAGACGAAATTCTACGGCGGCCACGGCATCGTAGGCGCGTCCGGCGCGCTTGGCACCGGGCTTGCCTTCGCACACCAGTATCAGGGCGATAAAGGCGTCGCGCTGGTTTACATGGGCGACGGCGCGGCCAATCAGGGCCAGACCTTTGAATGCATGAACATGGCCGCGCTTTGGAAACTGCCGGTTGTCTATGTCATCGAAAACAACCAGTACGGCATGGGCACCAGCGCCGCGCGTCACGCGGCGGGCGAGCTGTACAAGCGCGGCGAGGCTTTCGGCATTCCCGGCGAAAAAATCGACGGCGCCGACGTGCTGGAGGTCCAGGCGGTCGCACGGCAGGTGCTGGATCATGTGCGATCGGGCAAGGGGCCGTATGTAATGGAAATGAACACCTACCGCTTTCGCGGCCACTCCATGTCCGATCCGGGCAAGTACCGCTCCAAGGAGGAACTGGACAAGGCCAAGGCCGAGCGCGACCCGATCGAACGCCTGCGCGGTGTGATGATGCGCGAACTGGGCATGAAAGAGGACGATTTCGACCCGTTTGAAAAGGACATCAAACGCATCGTGAACGAATCCGCGGAATTCGCCCAGCAATCGCCCGAACCGCACCCCGACGAACTCTGGACGGATGTCCTCAAACCGGTCGCGGCGTAA
- a CDS encoding GxxExxY protein — MEKTINAEVANDLLSRQVVDCIFHVHRNLGPGLLESVYEQCLAHTLRKRGLVCDLQKTYPLRFDDTVIDTGLRLDMVIENSIVVELKSIEKILPVHESQILTYLRLSGIQTGFLVNFNVPLIKDGLKRYVRSS, encoded by the coding sequence ATGGAAAAAACAATCAACGCCGAGGTCGCGAACGACCTGCTCTCAAGGCAGGTGGTTGATTGTATTTTTCACGTTCATAGAAATTTGGGGCCCGGACTTTTGGAATCCGTTTACGAGCAGTGCCTTGCCCATACGCTCAGAAAAAGAGGGCTGGTTTGCGACCTTCAGAAAACATACCCCCTACGGTTTGATGATACCGTTATCGACACGGGTCTAAGACTGGACATGGTCATAGAAAATTCGATTGTCGTTGAATTGAAATCCATCGAAAAAATACTTCCGGTTCATGAATCCCAAATTCTCACTTATTTAAGGTTGTCGGGCATTCAGACGGGTTTTCTGGTTAATTTTAATGTCCCGCTTATCAAGGATGGCCTGAAACGTTACGTGCGCTCGTCTTAG
- a CDS encoding pyruvate dehydrogenase complex E1 component subunit beta, which translates to MATQILMPALSPTMTEGKLAKWTKAEGDKIKPGEVIAEIETDKATMEVEAVDAGVLGKILVPAGTENVAVNTPIAILVEAGENVESVAIPAALSACGRPMPADAPAIASPTQQVAQGAGAHVADRDILYAQGAIIEPPVFDESSYGRNATAMTVREALRAGMSEEMRRDEGVYLMGEEVAQYNGAYKISQGMLDEFGAKRVIDTPITEHGFAGLAVGSAFRGLKPIVEFMTMNFAMQAIDHIINSAAKTLYMAGGQLGCPIVFRGPNGAASRVAAQHSQCYASWYGHIPGLKVVAPWSAADAKGLMKAAIRDPNPVIVLENEIMYGQSFECPANDDFIVPIGRARIEREGTDITITAFSIMVGKALAAAEKLAEMGISAEVVNLRTIRPLDRWTILESVKKTSRVLSLEEGWLYAGIGAEIAALVNEHAFDYLDAPVARVGAKDVPLPYAANLEKLALPQIEDIVESARALCNR; encoded by the coding sequence ATGGCTACGCAGATTCTGATGCCCGCGCTTTCTCCGACGATGACGGAAGGGAAGCTCGCCAAATGGACCAAGGCCGAGGGTGATAAAATCAAACCGGGCGAGGTGATCGCCGAAATCGAAACCGACAAGGCGACGATGGAGGTCGAGGCCGTGGACGCCGGCGTTCTGGGTAAAATCCTGGTGCCCGCGGGCACCGAGAACGTGGCCGTGAACACGCCCATCGCCATTCTGGTCGAAGCGGGCGAGAACGTTGAAAGCGTGGCCATTCCCGCGGCGTTAAGCGCGTGCGGGCGCCCCATGCCGGCCGACGCCCCCGCCATTGCATCCCCCACGCAGCAGGTCGCACAAGGCGCGGGCGCGCACGTCGCCGACCGCGATATCCTGTACGCGCAAGGCGCCATCATCGAACCGCCCGTTTTCGATGAATCCAGCTATGGCCGGAACGCAACCGCCATGACCGTGCGCGAGGCGCTGCGCGCCGGCATGTCCGAAGAAATGCGCCGCGACGAAGGCGTCTATCTGATGGGCGAGGAAGTGGCCCAGTACAACGGCGCCTATAAAATCTCGCAAGGCATGCTTGATGAATTCGGGGCGAAACGCGTGATCGACACGCCGATCACCGAACACGGCTTTGCCGGCCTAGCGGTCGGTTCGGCCTTTCGCGGCCTCAAGCCCATCGTCGAATTCATGACCATGAACTTCGCGATGCAGGCCATCGACCACATCATCAACTCCGCCGCCAAGACGCTGTACATGGCGGGTGGCCAGCTTGGCTGCCCCATCGTTTTCCGCGGGCCGAACGGTGCCGCTTCGCGCGTCGCGGCCCAGCACTCCCAATGCTATGCCAGCTGGTACGGCCACATTCCCGGCCTCAAGGTCGTGGCCCCGTGGTCGGCCGCCGATGCCAAGGGCCTGATGAAGGCCGCGATCCGCGACCCCAACCCGGTGATCGTGCTGGAAAATGAAATCATGTATGGCCAGTCTTTTGAATGTCCGGCCAACGACGATTTCATCGTTCCGATCGGCCGCGCCCGGATCGAGCGTGAAGGAACCGACATCACCATCACCGCTTTTTCGATCATGGTCGGCAAGGCGCTGGCCGCCGCCGAGAAACTGGCCGAAATGGGCATTTCCGCCGAGGTGGTGAATTTGCGCACCATCCGCCCGCTGGACCGCTGGACCATTCTTGAAAGCGTCAAAAAAACCAGCCGTGTCCTGTCACTTGAGGAAGGCTGGCTTTATGCCGGCATCGGCGCCGAAATCGCCGCGCTGGTCAACGAACACGCCTTCGATTACCTCGACGCGCCGGTCGCTCGCGTTGGCGCAAAGGACGTGCCGCTGCCTTACGCCGCCAACCTTGAAAAACTGGCCCTGCCGCAAATCGAGGATATCGTCGAAAGCGCCCGCGCCCTGTGTAACCGGTAA